One window from the genome of Cryptococcus neoformans var. neoformans JEC21 chromosome 12 sequence encodes:
- a CDS encoding clathrin binding protein, putative, which yields MAMAPPRKGENWELRQQLNSEYRDKRADAIKRVIANHTIGKDCSGLFPDVVKNMQTDDLEQKKLVYLYLMNYAKTQPELVILAVNTFVKDTADPNPLVRALAIRTMSILRAEKILDYLASPLSRCLKDENPYVRKTAALCVAKVFDLKPELAIEYGFIETLRDLIGDGNPMVVANAVAALGDIHEASLNLPSSQPGSPNDDESPSSVRPNQSLFIIDPATLTKLLVALNECSEWGRIAILTTLARYRTNDEKESEHICERVMPQFQHVNAAVVLGAVKVIMIHMKNVTKEDLLKSLTRKMAPPLVTLISSPPEVQWVALRNINLLLQKRPDILASEMRVFFCKYNDPSYVKVEKLEIMVRLANEKNVDTLLGELKEYASEVDVDFVRKAVRAVGQVAIKIDEAAGRCVEVLMELIETRVSYVVQEAVIVVKDIFRKYPHSYEGIIPALCANLEELDEPEAKASLIWLIGEYAEKIENADELLGAFLETFSEESYPVQLQTLTAIVKLFLKKPDESQAIVQKVLQAATKDCDSPDVRDRAYIYWRLLSSDPAAAKSVVLSVRPPISLPQTTVAPAILEELIGEISTLASVYHKPAATFIGKGRLGADEMHKKSLDAEDDVSREKALQAVVAGNQAENLLDFDDEPTPTNGESSIPAPGAGLGISSQAIASAAKSTNPLDELMDLFSTASMTTPVVQPGQPAAQAQTSAQSSGGLGGLNGLAGLSSPPQSVSPQPGAPQSQKQQQQAAAQDDLLGLF from the exons CAAACAGATGATCTGGAGCAAAAGAAACTCGTATATTTATATCTCATGAACTATGCGAAGACACAACCTGAACTCGTTATCCTTGCTGTCAACACTTTCGTCAAG GACACTGCCGACCCCAATCCTCTTGTTAGAGCTCTTGCCATCCGCACCATGTCCATCCTTCGCGCCGAGAAAATCCTCGATTACCTCGCTTCACCTTTATCTCGATGCCTCAAAGATGAGAACCCCTACGTCCGAAAGACTGCTGCTCTGTGTGTCGCCAAAGTGTTTGATTTGAAGCCAGAGCTGGCTATCGAATACGGGTTCATTGAAACTTTGAGAGATCTTATCGGCGATGGTAATCCTATG GTTGTTGCAAATGCCGTTGCCGCACTCGGGGATATTCACGAGGCTTCTCTTaaccttccttcttctcagccCGGCTCGCCAAATGACGATGAATCTCCTAGCAGTGTCCGTCCCAATCAATCCCTTTTCATCATTGACCCCGCTACCCTTACCAAACTCCTTGTCGCTTTGAACGAATGTTCTGAATGGGGTCGTATTGccatcctcaccacctTGGCGAGATATAGGACAAAtgacgagaaggagagtgAACATATCTGTGAAAGAGTGATGCCCCAGTTTCAGCACGTGAATGCGGCAGTTGTGTTGGGTGCGGTAAAGGTGATCATGATTCATATGAAAAATGTCACCAAGGAAGACCTTTTGAAGTCTCTTACTCGAAAAATGGCTCCTCCATTAG TCACCCTTATCTCCTCACCGCCCGAGGTGCAATGGGTCGCACTTCGTAacatcaacctcctcttgcAGAAACGTCCCGATATCCTTGCCAGCGAGATGCGCGTTTTCTTCTGCAAATATAACGATCCTTCCTACGTCAAGGTGGAGAAACTTGAGATTATGGTTAGATTGGCGAACGAGAAGAATGTGGACACTTTGCTTGGGGAGCTGAAGGAATACGCGTCGGAAGTTGATGTCGATTTTGTTCGCAAGGCTGTCAGGGCGGTTGGCCAAGTTGCTATCAAGATCGATGAGGCTGCCGGGCGATGTGTCGAAGTATTGATGGAACTGATCGAGACAAGAGTCAGCTATGTCGTACAGGAGGCtgtcatcgtcgtcaaG GACATCTTCCGAAAATACCCCCACTCATACGAAGGTATCATCCCGGCGCTCTGTGCTAATCTTGAGGAATTGGATGAGCCTGAGGCCAAGGCCTCTTTGATTTGGCTCATCGGCGAGTACgcagagaagattgagaatgCGGACGAGTTGCTGGGAGCGTTCTTGGAGACTTTCAGTGAGGAAAGCTATCCT GTTCAACTTCAAACCCTTACTGCGATTGTCAAGCTGTTCCTCAAGAAACCTGATGAAAGCCAGGCTATCGTCCAAAAAGTGCTTCAAGCTGCTACAAAGGACTGTGACAGCCCAGACGTCAGAGATAGGGCCTACATATACTGGAGATTGCTGTCATCCGACCCCGCCGCTGCCAAG TCTGTTGTTTTGTCAGTCAGACCACCTATCAGTCTTCCTCAAACGACTGTCGCTCCTGCAATCCTTGAGGAGCTTATTGGCGAAATCTCGACATTGGCGAGTGTGTACCACAAGCCTGCGGCTACGTTCATAGGCAAAGGTCGTTTGGGTGCAGACGAGATGCACAAGAAGAGCTTGGA TGCCGAGGACGATGTCTCACGCGAAAAGGCTCTTCAAGCTGTCGTTGCCGGTAACCAAGCCGAAAACCTGCTCGACTTTGACGACGAACCTACTCCTACCAACGGCgaatcttccatccctgCTCCGGGTGCGGGTTTGGGCATCTCTTCTCAGGCTATTGCGAGCGCAGCCAAGAGCACGAACCCGTTAGATGAATTAATGGACTTGTTCTCCACTGCTAGCATGACAACACCAGTCGTTCAACCTGGTCAGCCTGCAGCTCAGGCTCAAACGTCAGCTCAGAGTTCAGGGGGTTTGGGCGGGTTAAATGGATTGGCAGGGCTGTCTAGCCCACCGCAGAGTGTATCGCCGCAACCCGGAGCTCCGCAAAGCCagaaacaacaacagcaggcGGCGGCTCAAGATGATTTGTTGGGGTTGTTTTAG
- a CDS encoding clathrin binding protein, putative yields MAMAPPRKGENWELRQQLNSEYRDKRADAIKRVIANHTIGKDCSGLFPDVVKNMQTDDLEQKKLVYLYLMNYAKTQPELVILAVNTFVKDTADPNPLVRALAIRTMSILRAEKILDYLASPLSRCLKDENPYVRKTAALCVAKVFDLKPELAIEYGFIETLRDLIGDGNPMPGSPNDDESPSSVRPNQSLFIIDPATLTKLLVALNECSEWGRIAILTTLARYRTNDEKESEHICERVMPQFQHVNAAVVLGAVKVIMIHMKNVTKEDLLKSLTRKMAPPLVTLISSPPEVQWVALRNINLLLQKRPDILASEMRVFFCKYNDPSYVKVEKLEIMVRLANEKNVDTLLGELKEYASEVDVDFVRKAVRAVGQVAIKIDEAAGRCVEVLMELIETRVSYVVQEAVIVVKDIFRKYPHSYEGIIPALCANLEELDEPEAKASLIWLIGEYAEKIENADELLGAFLETFSEESYPVQLQTLTAIVKLFLKKPDESQAIVQKVLQAATKDCDSPDVRDRAYIYWRLLSSDPAAAKSVVLSVRPPISLPQTTVAPAILEELIGEISTLASVYHKPAATFIGKGRLGADEMHKKSLDAEDDVSREKALQAVVAGNQAENLLDFDDEPTPTNGESSIPAPGAGLGISSQAIASAAKSTNPLDELMDLFSTASMTTPVVQPGQPAAQAQTSAQSSGGLGGLNGLAGLSSPPQSVSPQPGAPQSQKQQQQAAAQDDLLGLF; encoded by the exons CAAACAGATGATCTGGAGCAAAAGAAACTCGTATATTTATATCTCATGAACTATGCGAAGACACAACCTGAACTCGTTATCCTTGCTGTCAACACTTTCGTCAAG GACACTGCCGACCCCAATCCTCTTGTTAGAGCTCTTGCCATCCGCACCATGTCCATCCTTCGCGCCGAGAAAATCCTCGATTACCTCGCTTCACCTTTATCTCGATGCCTCAAAGATGAGAACCCCTACGTCCGAAAGACTGCTGCTCTGTGTGTCGCCAAAGTGTTTGATTTGAAGCCAGAGCTGGCTATCGAATACGGGTTCATTGAAACTTTGAGAGATCTTATCGGCGATGGTAATCCTATG ccCGGCTCGCCAAATGACGATGAATCTCCTAGCAGTGTCCGTCCCAATCAATCCCTTTTCATCATTGACCCCGCTACCCTTACCAAACTCCTTGTCGCTTTGAACGAATGTTCTGAATGGGGTCGTATTGccatcctcaccacctTGGCGAGATATAGGACAAAtgacgagaaggagagtgAACATATCTGTGAAAGAGTGATGCCCCAGTTTCAGCACGTGAATGCGGCAGTTGTGTTGGGTGCGGTAAAGGTGATCATGATTCATATGAAAAATGTCACCAAGGAAGACCTTTTGAAGTCTCTTACTCGAAAAATGGCTCCTCCATTAG TCACCCTTATCTCCTCACCGCCCGAGGTGCAATGGGTCGCACTTCGTAacatcaacctcctcttgcAGAAACGTCCCGATATCCTTGCCAGCGAGATGCGCGTTTTCTTCTGCAAATATAACGATCCTTCCTACGTCAAGGTGGAGAAACTTGAGATTATGGTTAGATTGGCGAACGAGAAGAATGTGGACACTTTGCTTGGGGAGCTGAAGGAATACGCGTCGGAAGTTGATGTCGATTTTGTTCGCAAGGCTGTCAGGGCGGTTGGCCAAGTTGCTATCAAGATCGATGAGGCTGCCGGGCGATGTGTCGAAGTATTGATGGAACTGATCGAGACAAGAGTCAGCTATGTCGTACAGGAGGCtgtcatcgtcgtcaaG GACATCTTCCGAAAATACCCCCACTCATACGAAGGTATCATCCCGGCGCTCTGTGCTAATCTTGAGGAATTGGATGAGCCTGAGGCCAAGGCCTCTTTGATTTGGCTCATCGGCGAGTACgcagagaagattgagaatgCGGACGAGTTGCTGGGAGCGTTCTTGGAGACTTTCAGTGAGGAAAGCTATCCT GTTCAACTTCAAACCCTTACTGCGATTGTCAAGCTGTTCCTCAAGAAACCTGATGAAAGCCAGGCTATCGTCCAAAAAGTGCTTCAAGCTGCTACAAAGGACTGTGACAGCCCAGACGTCAGAGATAGGGCCTACATATACTGGAGATTGCTGTCATCCGACCCCGCCGCTGCCAAG TCTGTTGTTTTGTCAGTCAGACCACCTATCAGTCTTCCTCAAACGACTGTCGCTCCTGCAATCCTTGAGGAGCTTATTGGCGAAATCTCGACATTGGCGAGTGTGTACCACAAGCCTGCGGCTACGTTCATAGGCAAAGGTCGTTTGGGTGCAGACGAGATGCACAAGAAGAGCTTGGA TGCCGAGGACGATGTCTCACGCGAAAAGGCTCTTCAAGCTGTCGTTGCCGGTAACCAAGCCGAAAACCTGCTCGACTTTGACGACGAACCTACTCCTACCAACGGCgaatcttccatccctgCTCCGGGTGCGGGTTTGGGCATCTCTTCTCAGGCTATTGCGAGCGCAGCCAAGAGCACGAACCCGTTAGATGAATTAATGGACTTGTTCTCCACTGCTAGCATGACAACACCAGTCGTTCAACCTGGTCAGCCTGCAGCTCAGGCTCAAACGTCAGCTCAGAGTTCAGGGGGTTTGGGCGGGTTAAATGGATTGGCAGGGCTGTCTAGCCCACCGCAGAGTGTATCGCCGCAACCCGGAGCTCCGCAAAGCCagaaacaacaacagcaggcGGCGGCTCAAGATGATTTGTTGGGGTTGTTTTAG